A region of Salinibacter sp. 10B DNA encodes the following proteins:
- a CDS encoding cytochrome c, with protein sequence MRRLLVLGLFATILLVGCRGRQSEAPPIHPHLSMDFQEKFGPQEYNPFFEDGAAMRKPPSGTVPRGYLRANSELHEGRLSNGEYVEQIPVAVNREVLERGQSQYNVYCAPCHGKSGDGNGIIMRGDYGYTPATSYHVDRLRQVTDGYLYDVITNGVRNMPPYAQQIPVRDRWAIVAYIRALQRSQYARPDNLPESVVTRLEEETGVTVRSVGDTTATAPVTGAD encoded by the coding sequence ATGCGACGCCTCCTCGTTCTTGGACTTTTCGCGACGATTCTTCTGGTCGGATGTCGGGGGCGCCAATCTGAGGCGCCGCCCATCCATCCGCACCTGTCGATGGACTTTCAGGAGAAGTTTGGCCCGCAGGAGTACAACCCGTTCTTCGAGGACGGGGCGGCCATGCGGAAGCCGCCCAGCGGCACTGTGCCGCGGGGCTACCTTCGGGCAAACAGTGAGCTGCACGAAGGTCGGCTCTCCAATGGGGAATACGTAGAGCAGATTCCGGTTGCGGTGAACCGGGAGGTGCTGGAGCGGGGGCAGAGCCAGTACAACGTGTACTGCGCACCGTGCCACGGAAAGTCGGGCGACGGAAACGGAATTATCATGCGTGGCGACTACGGATACACCCCGGCGACCAGCTATCACGTGGATCGGCTTCGGCAGGTGACGGACGGATACCTGTACGACGTGATTACGAACGGCGTGCGCAATATGCCGCCCTACGCCCAGCAGATCCCCGTCCGTGATCGCTGGGCCATTGTCGCGTACATCCGTGCTCTGCAGCGAAGCCAATACGCACGTCCCGACAATCTGCCGGAGAGCGTCGTGACGCGCTTGGAGGAAGAAACCGGCGTGACGGTTCGAAGCGTCGGCGACACGACGGCAACGGCGCCTGTCACTGGGGCCGACTAG
- a CDS encoding fibronectin type III domain-containing protein yields the protein MADATAHSDPPAPPEIVAPTDAIAVNGQKVTFAWESSREADRYRLQIAETATFEELVLDEEVGNETAVTVGNQLPTDGQTFFWRVVAGSYAGWGEPSSIESFTASTEEEAEQDLLASSDAGPVTKLARAAKREVTRRVFEFEDRFEEEKERGVAYEGIAASQIMAIALSILVVILVAVVVIFGWYGQVAQETRADATSTENYELLQETRTQQEEVLTQYGVVDEEEGVYRIPIDRAMDVVATEEYQRSQAESGEVEPISEGSE from the coding sequence ATGGCTGATGCAACTGCCCATAGCGATCCTCCGGCTCCGCCCGAGATCGTTGCGCCAACGGACGCAATAGCCGTAAACGGCCAAAAGGTGACGTTTGCCTGGGAGTCGTCCCGGGAGGCGGATCGGTATCGTCTTCAGATTGCCGAGACGGCCACGTTCGAGGAGTTGGTGCTTGACGAAGAAGTAGGGAACGAAACGGCCGTGACGGTGGGAAACCAGTTGCCGACGGACGGACAAACGTTCTTCTGGCGGGTCGTTGCCGGGTCCTATGCGGGATGGGGAGAGCCCTCGTCTATTGAAAGCTTTACTGCCTCGACCGAGGAAGAGGCCGAGCAGGATTTGTTGGCATCGTCGGACGCGGGTCCGGTAACGAAGCTCGCCCGGGCGGCCAAGCGGGAAGTGACACGACGGGTCTTTGAGTTTGAGGACCGCTTCGAGGAAGAAAAGGAGCGAGGGGTGGCGTACGAGGGAATTGCGGCGAGCCAGATTATGGCTATTGCACTGTCGATTCTCGTCGTCATCCTCGTCGCCGTCGTGGTGATCTTTGGCTGGTACGGACAAGTAGCACAGGAGACGAGGGCCGACGCGACCAGCACAGAGAACTACGAATTGCTTCAAGAGACCCGAACACAGCAGGAGGAGGTGCTCACGCAGTACGGCGTCGTGGACGAGGAGGAAGGAGTGTACCGCATTCCGATCGACCGGGCAATGGATGTCGTGGCAACAGAGGAGTACCAGCGATCGCAGGCTGAGAGCGGCGAGGTGGAGCCGATCTCCGAGGGCAGTGAGTAG
- a CDS encoding SCO family protein yields MMHSTRHWSWAALLLGVVLALGSMEVQAQRSNQERDQLKGVGIERQLGDSVPTDLTFRNESGETVTLGQYLDGKTPVILNLVYHDCPMLCGLMLDGFTSSLKSLEWTPGEEFRVLTVSFNHREGSEMARQKKETYVERLGRPDAAEGWHFLTGDKQTIQKLTDAVGFNFRWVEKKQEYAHPTTQIFLSGRGVVTRYIYGIEVPGGDVRKALVEASNGEVGNAIDQAAMYCFQFDPEKNTYTADAFNLMKIGSVFTVLLLGGLLFVFWRREHEELEQWEEPTAA; encoded by the coding sequence ATGATGCATTCGACACGACATTGGAGCTGGGCCGCCCTACTCCTCGGCGTTGTTTTGGCGCTGGGGAGCATGGAGGTCCAGGCACAGCGCAGCAATCAGGAGCGTGACCAACTGAAGGGCGTGGGCATTGAGCGCCAGTTGGGCGACTCTGTGCCGACGGATCTCACGTTCCGCAATGAGTCAGGAGAGACGGTGACGCTGGGCCAGTACCTGGATGGCAAAACGCCGGTGATTCTCAATCTGGTCTACCATGATTGCCCGATGCTGTGTGGGCTCATGCTCGATGGCTTTACAAGCTCGTTGAAGTCGCTAGAGTGGACCCCGGGCGAAGAGTTTCGGGTGCTCACGGTGAGCTTCAATCATCGAGAGGGATCCGAGATGGCTCGCCAGAAGAAGGAAACGTACGTTGAGCGACTCGGTCGTCCCGACGCTGCCGAGGGATGGCATTTTCTTACGGGTGACAAGCAGACCATTCAGAAGCTCACGGACGCCGTTGGGTTCAACTTCCGATGGGTTGAGAAGAAGCAGGAGTACGCGCACCCGACCACTCAGATCTTTCTGAGCGGACGCGGCGTAGTGACGCGGTATATCTATGGAATTGAGGTTCCCGGAGGCGACGTGCGAAAGGCGCTCGTCGAAGCGTCGAACGGGGAGGTGGGGAATGCGATCGATCAGGCAGCAATGTACTGCTTCCAGTTCGATCCTGAGAAAAACACCTACACTGCCGACGCCTTCAATCTTATGAAGATCGGCAGTGTGTTTACGGTCCTCCTACTCGGTGGGCTTCTCTTTGTCTTTTGGCGTCGAGAGCATGAGGAGCTCGAACAGTGGGAAGAACCGACAGCGGCGTGA
- the coxB gene encoding cytochrome c oxidase subunit II, protein MGDFWLPEAASSIAPEVDSLFIFVTVVSLIFLVGVTGAMLYFVYRYRRQHPGERPAPVEESRALEISWIVIPTILVLLVFNWGFKSYVKMNVTPSGAYEIQARAQQWNFLFEYPNGVTTDTLVIPRGKEVKMKMSSTDVLHGFYIPAFRVKYDILPNRYTSVWFKATERGEYDLFCTEYCGRDHSEMNKVVRVVSQKDFQEWLKKAGTPKDIPLPKLGEQLYTQRGCQSCHSLDGSQKVGPSFQGLYGTENHQMTDGSTVTVDENYLRESILKPEAKVVQGYNNLMPGSYSGLSERQLSGLIEFIKEQSDKDPPSSDAQQSASAAAD, encoded by the coding sequence ATGGGTGACTTTTGGCTACCAGAAGCCGCATCGTCTATCGCCCCGGAGGTGGATAGTCTATTCATCTTCGTGACGGTGGTAAGCCTGATCTTCCTGGTGGGAGTGACCGGGGCGATGCTGTATTTTGTGTACCGCTACCGTCGACAGCATCCGGGGGAGCGCCCCGCACCGGTTGAGGAAAGCCGGGCGCTGGAGATTTCCTGGATCGTCATCCCGACGATTCTAGTGCTTCTCGTCTTTAATTGGGGGTTTAAGAGCTACGTGAAGATGAACGTGACGCCCTCCGGCGCCTACGAAATTCAAGCGCGGGCCCAGCAGTGGAATTTCCTGTTTGAGTACCCGAATGGCGTGACCACCGACACGCTGGTAATCCCACGGGGGAAGGAGGTGAAAATGAAAATGAGTAGCACCGACGTCCTCCACGGGTTTTACATCCCTGCTTTTCGGGTGAAGTATGACATCCTGCCAAATCGGTACACGTCCGTCTGGTTTAAGGCAACGGAGCGGGGAGAGTATGACCTCTTCTGTACCGAATATTGTGGGCGGGACCACTCCGAGATGAACAAGGTCGTCCGGGTGGTGTCGCAGAAGGACTTTCAGGAGTGGCTGAAGAAGGCCGGGACGCCGAAAGACATCCCGCTGCCCAAACTGGGAGAACAGCTATATACCCAACGAGGATGTCAGTCCTGCCATAGCCTGGACGGCTCGCAGAAAGTGGGTCCCTCTTTCCAAGGACTCTACGGAACGGAGAACCATCAAATGACTGATGGATCAACGGTTACTGTTGATGAGAATTATCTCCGGGAGTCGATTCTGAAACCGGAGGCAAAAGTCGTGCAGGGATATAACAATCTGATGCCGGGGTCCTACTCCGGTCTTTCCGAGCGGCAGCTGTCGGGTCTGATCGAGTTTATCAAGGAGCAGAGTGATAAGGATCCCCCGTCGAGTGATGCCCAGCAAAGTGCGTCCGCCGCTGCGGACTGA
- the ctaD gene encoding cytochrome c oxidase subunit I, whose translation MSTDTHTATATEEHSDEDVNYLNHETGLWSWLSTKDHKRIGILYCISLAAVFLVAGVLAILMRLELSGPDATIMENDTYNQVFTMHGIMMVFLFLVPSIPAILGNFVLPMQIGAKDVAFPKLNLASWYVYMAGAILTVAAVYFGGVDTGWTFYTPYSKATGGGVMWMTSAIFVAGFASIFTGINFIVTIHKMRAPGMTWNRLPLFVWGLYATSIVQVLATPVIGITMLLLILEQTLQIGIFDPALGGDPVLFQHFFWFYSHPAVYIMILPAFGIMSELITTFSRSRIFGYRAIALSSVAIAMLGFLVWGHHMFVSGQSVVSSIVFSLITYLIGIPSGIKVFNWVATLYKGSIWLQTPMLYALSFLFLFSIGGFTGIMVGVLAVDVHLHDTYYIVSHFHYVMMGGSVVALLGGMHYWWPKITGRLYNETLGKIAAGLVFVGFNLTFFPQLVLGSRGMPRRYATYLERFTDLHQLSTVGSWVLGAGLFLVLGYALWSLAYGEKAPQNPWGAATLEWTNVAAIPDPHNFKRTPLITRGPYDFHLADEVFGGGDGEVDGHDIRVPEAVPSAPASEEPTA comes from the coding sequence ATGAGCACAGACACCCACACCGCTACAGCGACCGAGGAGCATTCGGATGAGGACGTCAACTACCTGAATCATGAAACCGGTCTGTGGTCGTGGCTCTCGACGAAGGACCACAAGCGGATCGGTATTCTGTACTGCATCTCGCTTGCGGCCGTGTTTCTCGTCGCGGGAGTCCTTGCGATTCTCATGCGACTGGAACTCAGCGGGCCCGACGCCACCATCATGGAGAATGACACCTATAACCAGGTGTTTACGATGCACGGCATTATGATGGTGTTCTTGTTCCTAGTGCCATCGATTCCGGCCATTCTGGGCAACTTCGTCTTACCGATGCAGATCGGGGCGAAAGATGTGGCCTTCCCGAAACTGAACCTTGCCTCGTGGTACGTTTACATGGCGGGGGCCATCCTGACCGTAGCGGCAGTGTACTTTGGTGGGGTGGATACCGGATGGACGTTCTACACACCGTACTCGAAGGCCACGGGCGGGGGCGTCATGTGGATGACGTCGGCCATATTTGTGGCGGGCTTTGCGTCGATCTTTACGGGCATTAACTTCATCGTCACGATCCATAAGATGCGGGCACCGGGCATGACGTGGAATCGTCTGCCGCTCTTCGTGTGGGGGCTCTACGCCACCAGTATCGTACAGGTGCTCGCCACGCCGGTGATCGGCATCACGATGTTGCTGCTCATTCTGGAGCAGACGCTGCAGATCGGCATCTTTGATCCGGCCCTCGGGGGCGATCCGGTGCTCTTCCAGCACTTCTTCTGGTTCTACAGCCACCCGGCAGTGTACATCATGATTCTTCCGGCGTTTGGAATCATGTCCGAGCTCATTACGACGTTCTCGCGCTCACGGATCTTTGGCTACCGGGCCATTGCGCTTTCGTCGGTTGCGATCGCGATGCTCGGCTTCCTGGTGTGGGGCCACCACATGTTCGTGAGCGGTCAGTCGGTCGTGTCCTCGATTGTTTTCTCGCTCATCACGTACTTGATCGGTATCCCCTCGGGCATTAAGGTCTTCAACTGGGTCGCGACCCTGTACAAGGGATCGATCTGGCTACAGACGCCGATGCTCTACGCCCTGAGCTTCCTCTTCTTGTTCTCGATTGGTGGCTTTACGGGCATCATGGTCGGCGTGCTGGCCGTGGACGTGCACCTGCACGATACCTACTACATCGTGTCGCACTTCCACTACGTCATGATGGGGGGGTCGGTTGTGGCGCTCCTGGGCGGCATGCACTACTGGTGGCCGAAGATTACGGGGCGGCTCTACAACGAGACGCTCGGAAAGATCGCCGCTGGTCTCGTGTTTGTGGGCTTCAATCTCACGTTCTTTCCGCAGCTTGTGCTCGGGTCGCGGGGCATGCCTCGCCGCTACGCTACGTATCTGGAGCGGTTTACCGACCTGCATCAACTGTCCACCGTGGGATCCTGGGTGCTGGGCGCGGGGCTCTTCCTCGTTCTCGGGTACGCGCTCTGGTCCCTGGCCTACGGGGAGAAGGCTCCACAGAACCCCTGGGGTGCCGCAACGCTAGAATGGACCAACGTGGCGGCCATTCCTGATCCACACAACTTTAAGCGCACGCCGCTTATTACCCGCGGGCCGTACGACTTTCATCTGGCCGACGAGGTGTTCGGGGGCGGCGACGGTGAAGTGGACGGGCATGACATCCGGGTTCCCGAAGCGGTGCCGTCGGCCCCAGCCTCTGAAGAGCCGACTGCGTAA
- a CDS encoding cytochrome c oxidase subunit 3 family protein gives MATETETAPAPATTDVDHDHDHPDHLEHHFVSSEQQFDSAKLGMWLFLITEVLLFSGMFVAYAVYRQWHPEAFVEASSTLNVTLGTINTVVLLTSSLTVALSIHYIQLDKVKKSIYSLVATIGLAGGFMVIKYFEYMSKFEHGAFPGGLFDPHGGHYEHLAQVPYAPQFFSIYFVMTGIHGLHVVIGMAVIGWVAFRAWQGAFSSEYYTPIELTGLYWHLVDIVWIFLFPMLYLI, from the coding sequence ATGGCTACTGAAACTGAGACGGCGCCGGCGCCTGCCACGACAGACGTCGACCACGATCACGACCATCCCGATCATTTGGAGCACCACTTCGTCTCGTCGGAGCAACAGTTCGACTCGGCGAAGTTGGGCATGTGGCTCTTTCTGATCACGGAGGTGCTGCTGTTTAGCGGCATGTTTGTGGCCTATGCCGTGTACCGGCAGTGGCACCCCGAGGCATTCGTGGAGGCCAGTTCCACGCTCAATGTCACCCTTGGAACCATCAACACGGTGGTTCTGCTCACCTCCTCCTTGACAGTTGCTCTGTCAATCCACTACATCCAGCTGGACAAGGTTAAAAAGTCCATTTACAGTCTCGTGGCGACCATTGGGCTGGCTGGGGGATTCATGGTGATCAAGTACTTCGAGTACATGTCCAAGTTTGAGCACGGGGCGTTTCCCGGGGGGCTCTTCGACCCGCACGGCGGTCACTACGAACATCTTGCCCAGGTGCCTTACGCACCTCAGTTCTTCAGCATCTACTTCGTGATGACAGGGATTCACGGCCTCCACGTTGTGATTGGGATGGCCGTGATCGGCTGGGTAGCGTTCCGGGCATGGCAGGGAGCGTTCAGCAGTGAGTACTACACGCCCATTGAGCTTACGGGGCTGTACTGGCACCTGGTAGATATCGTCTGGATTTTCCTCTTCCCGATGCTGTACCTCATCTAG
- a CDS encoding cytochrome C oxidase subunit IV family protein, with translation MSDDHHVLPKDTLFKVFGGLIVLTALTVGVAYVPLGPLGVPVAIGIAAAKATLVVLFFMALKYDNPVNALTFTIGIIMVVVFITFTMFDTAFRGDLGNVTPQTVQEIEREQEAAQQEMDQINPENLRVAPADYPDQQGAGGNSAEGGGDESQ, from the coding sequence ATGTCCGACGATCACCACGTACTTCCGAAAGACACGCTGTTCAAGGTCTTTGGCGGATTGATCGTCCTGACCGCCCTCACCGTTGGGGTTGCCTACGTGCCCCTCGGGCCGCTTGGCGTACCAGTTGCGATTGGCATTGCAGCGGCGAAGGCGACCCTGGTGGTGCTCTTCTTCATGGCTTTGAAGTACGATAATCCGGTCAATGCCCTAACATTCACCATCGGCATCATCATGGTGGTGGTCTTTATTACGTTCACGATGTTTGATACGGCCTTTCGGGGCGACTTGGGCAACGTGACGCCACAGACGGTACAAGAAATCGAGCGCGAGCAGGAAGCGGCCCAGCAGGAAATGGACCAGATAAATCCGGAGAATCTGCGCGTGGCACCGGCCGACTATCCCGACCAGCAGGGCGCAGGGGGCAATTCCGCCGAAGGTGGAGGGGACGAGAGCCAGTAG
- a CDS encoding 5'-methylthioadenosine nucleosidase, whose product MLGIVFTTPDDATTFLQQHTAGRTDRLEEDTPLPLGNLLVVVTGPGKIKATLATERLLQSHDPDTLIHTGRCTALSADVSVDTVVGASFVLEGDRVELDAPTYPRMPLSCPYDVEREGTLVSQDHTPNGEDDSLNYWARLADVRDSTSYAVAYVAAQHGTPCHVAKVVYSSLNAETSPASAPSETIASFLSGAIDTADLPTE is encoded by the coding sequence ATGCTTGGAATTGTCTTCACGACCCCCGATGACGCCACGACCTTCCTCCAGCAGCACACGGCCGGCCGCACCGATCGGCTGGAAGAGGACACGCCCCTCCCACTTGGCAATCTACTGGTTGTCGTCACTGGGCCGGGAAAAATCAAAGCCACGCTCGCCACGGAGCGCCTCCTCCAATCACATGACCCCGATACACTGATTCACACAGGGCGATGTACGGCTCTCAGTGCCGACGTTTCGGTGGACACCGTCGTTGGGGCCTCCTTCGTTCTTGAAGGAGATCGCGTTGAACTGGACGCCCCCACGTACCCCCGCATGCCTCTCAGCTGTCCCTACGATGTAGAAAGAGAGGGCACGCTGGTGAGTCAAGATCACACGCCGAACGGGGAAGACGACTCTCTAAACTACTGGGCGCGCCTGGCTGATGTGCGTGACAGCACGAGTTATGCTGTCGCCTACGTAGCGGCCCAACACGGCACCCCCTGCCACGTTGCCAAGGTGGTGTACTCCTCCCTCAACGCAGAAACAAGCCCCGCGTCTGCCCCTTCCGAAACCATTGCGTCGTTTCTGAGCGGAGCCATTGACACCGCAGACCTCCCAACAGAATGA
- the metF gene encoding methylenetetrahydrofolate reductase [NAD(P)H], producing the protein MKVTEHLERASDTLISYEIIPPKRGGSAEQMLDVVEELMPFDPPFIDVTSHSAEVSYEQTDDGTWERCIERKRPGTLGLCAAIEARFDIDTVPHLLCRGFTREETEDALIELNYLGIDNVLGIRGDETGFKKPIDGGRSRNEYAVDLVRQIEDMNNGRYLEDLKDAEPTDFCIGVGGYPETHFEAPNLTWDIMRLKQKVEAGADYIVTQMFFDNDYFFEFVEKCRDVGIEVPIIPGVKILKRKSHLRLLPKYFHTEIPEELTAEVDAAEPEDVEKIGVDWAIQQTEELMEAGVPCIHFYIMSSAQTVKKVVEPLRETA; encoded by the coding sequence ATGAAGGTTACTGAGCACCTGGAGCGAGCGTCGGATACACTGATCTCCTACGAAATTATTCCGCCGAAGCGTGGAGGATCAGCAGAGCAAATGCTTGATGTGGTGGAGGAGTTAATGCCGTTTGATCCACCATTCATTGACGTGACGAGCCACTCGGCAGAGGTGTCGTACGAGCAAACCGATGACGGCACCTGGGAGCGTTGCATCGAGCGGAAACGGCCCGGGACTCTTGGGCTCTGCGCGGCCATTGAAGCGCGGTTCGACATCGACACGGTGCCGCACCTGTTGTGCCGAGGGTTTACCCGAGAAGAAACAGAGGATGCTCTCATTGAACTCAACTACCTGGGGATCGACAATGTCCTGGGCATTCGAGGGGACGAGACCGGGTTTAAGAAGCCGATTGACGGCGGTCGGTCGCGCAACGAGTATGCCGTGGATCTCGTCCGACAAATCGAAGATATGAATAACGGGCGGTATCTTGAAGACCTGAAAGATGCGGAGCCGACGGACTTCTGTATCGGCGTGGGGGGGTATCCGGAAACTCACTTCGAGGCGCCGAACCTGACGTGGGACATCATGCGCCTGAAACAAAAGGTGGAAGCGGGGGCCGACTACATCGTGACGCAGATGTTCTTTGATAACGATTACTTCTTTGAGTTTGTGGAGAAGTGCCGGGACGTGGGAATTGAGGTGCCCATCATTCCCGGGGTGAAGATTCTGAAGCGTAAGAGTCATCTGCGACTCCTCCCGAAGTATTTCCACACGGAGATTCCTGAAGAGTTGACTGCCGAGGTCGATGCGGCTGAGCCAGAGGACGTGGAGAAGATCGGGGTGGACTGGGCGATCCAGCAAACGGAAGAGTTGATGGAGGCCGGGGTGCCCTGTATCCACTTTTATATCATGTCTAGTGCCCAGACGGTGAAGAAAGTTGTGGAGCCTCTCCGCGAGACTGCGTAG
- the raiA gene encoding ribosome-associated translation inhibitor RaiA — MAFQTQITTRHVDVSDRVRQYAEDRTGKLEQFYDGITSAHVILGEDNSPASEKTAEINIDVYQKRLSAEDSASTHQEAINLCVDHLRRQLEKYKSKLRSKDKDAHR, encoded by the coding sequence ATGGCTTTTCAGACCCAGATCACGACCCGTCACGTAGATGTGAGCGATCGGGTACGCCAGTACGCCGAGGATCGAACCGGAAAGCTCGAACAGTTTTACGACGGCATTACCAGTGCCCACGTCATTCTCGGAGAGGACAACTCCCCTGCCTCCGAGAAGACGGCCGAGATCAACATCGACGTGTACCAGAAGCGCCTCTCGGCTGAGGACAGCGCCAGCACCCACCAGGAAGCCATTAATCTCTGTGTCGACCATCTCCGGCGCCAGCTCGAGAAGTACAAATCGAAGCTCCGGAGCAAAGACAAGGACGCCCATCGATAA
- a CDS encoding metal-dependent transcriptional regulator translates to MRSPSIEDYLKAIYKLEEREDSPPVSTGDVAQSMEVSPASASNMIKRLDDLGFLTYEAYEGATLTKLGRTVALEVIRHHRLLELYLKEVMGFSWDEIHEEAEILEHHISERFESRIEEMLGNPTRDPHGHPIPTRDGTMDELPTRSLADLEEEDAATIDHIADEDGDLLDLLEQRGLLPGASVEMRETRPLDGLFVVAVNGTEQLIGQPVAQKVVVEPLPSA, encoded by the coding sequence ATGCGGAGCCCTTCGATTGAGGATTATCTCAAGGCCATCTACAAACTTGAGGAGCGGGAGGACTCGCCTCCTGTTTCGACGGGAGACGTGGCCCAGTCGATGGAAGTCTCCCCCGCCTCTGCGTCCAACATGATCAAGCGCCTGGACGATCTCGGGTTTCTCACGTATGAGGCCTATGAGGGTGCAACGCTCACGAAGCTCGGTCGGACGGTAGCCCTGGAGGTCATTCGGCATCACCGGCTACTAGAGCTGTACCTGAAGGAGGTCATGGGCTTCTCCTGGGACGAAATACATGAGGAGGCAGAAATCCTGGAGCACCATATCTCCGAGCGGTTTGAGTCTCGCATCGAAGAGATGCTGGGGAATCCGACGCGAGACCCACACGGCCATCCCATCCCGACGCGGGACGGAACGATGGACGAGCTACCAACCCGCTCGCTGGCCGACCTAGAGGAGGAGGACGCCGCAACCATCGACCACATCGCCGACGAAGACGGGGACCTACTCGATCTCTTGGAGCAACGAGGCTTGCTGCCCGGTGCCTCTGTGGAGATGCGTGAAACGCGTCCTCTGGACGGGCTCTTCGTTGTGGCGGTGAATGGCACTGAGCAACTTATCGGCCAGCCGGTGGCCCAAAAAGTGGTTGTGGAGCCTCTTCCCTCTGCATAA